ATAAGCTGTAACTGAATTTCAAAGACCTAGAGCTGGCActgtttgctaccacaagatgcattgatggccaccgatttggatggctttaaaagagggttagagaAATTCAGGGGGAATactagctactagccctgatgaactccagtagcagaggcagtatgcctatttacactagctgctggagaacacaaccaggagggtgctattacactcatgtcctgtttggggGTTTCTGATAGGCAGAcgtttggcctctgtgtgaacagaaagctggcagacatggacccttggtttgatccagcaaggccctTCTGGTATTCTgtgttctaataataataataaaaacttttttaaaatgcagtcaaCTCAAACCAGAGACAGGGTATTGTTGCAATAATTTAAACTGCATACGAAGAGGATGAATGTTCTTTTGGTTAAATATATACCAGAACAAATTTAATTGTCCTGTAAAGTCGTATTGACCTTCCAGTTCAGTATATGCAGTTTGTACTATACAATTGAGAACAAATCATGCCTGCCTCAGCTTACAATCCTATACTCAAGATCCAAAGGTGGAAACCTCCACAAAACTGGCAGATTTTGAGACACGCTGCCAGCAGGACAGATACTTTGGCAGAACTCCCCCCAATATACCAGCAGGAAATTCCACCAGTGGAGCAGGAGTCATGGGGGAAACACTGTTTTGGAATACGGCACACaaagggagagaagagaggcCACTGAATATGTAGCAGAGCACATACAGCCCTCCTGGGCCAAGGGTTAAATACCCTCACAGAGAGGGAAAGACTCAACAAGGGGAGCCACAACCACACACCAAGAGCAATATGTCCAATGGCTCGCTGCACAGGGCAGTTACGTAGAGTGGAGTGAGGGCTGTTGGGTGTTTTGTGTCTGAACCGCCAAGGTGAGGTTCCCATAAAGGTTTTGGCCAGacaggcagggccggccctaccataagACAGAAGGAGGCAGTCTCCTCAGGCGGCAGACGTTGAGGAAAGCAGCAAAGTATTGCAAGAGAGACCTGAGTATTGTGAAGCCTGTTCTGTGCCCTCTACCTTACCTGCTGCTTTCAGATGCAATGAAGGATGCCATCCCACCATTAATGTTGAAGACAGATTAATCTGCCAGTCCACTCTACATTTGTAGGTGGAATGGAAGGGGCGTCATCTTGGGTTTTTTTACTTCAGGCAAGTTGGAATTCGACGGCAATCAGTTTGAAGTCCTGCACTTCGTTACAAAAATTAACaaatgagaatcatagaatcatagtagagttggaaggggcctataaggccattgatgtaggaatccaccctaaagcatccccgacagatagttgcccagctgcctcttgaaggcctctagtgtgggagagcccacaacctccctaggtaactggttccattgccgtactgctctaacagtcaggaagtttttcttgatgtccagccggaatctggcttcctgtcacttgagcccattattccgtgtcctgcactctgggaggattgagaagagatcctggtctcttctgtgtgacaacctcttaagtacttgaagagtgctctcatgtctcccctcaatctcctcttctccaggctaaagatgcccagttgtttcagtctctcttcgtagggcattttttccagacccctgatcatcctggttgccctcaaaTGCACATGTATAGAATGGGAAGGACCTGGCTTGGCAACAGTCCATGTGAAAATAATCTGTGCCTtaaagtgcaaccctatgcatgtttagacagaaaaaacttctacaactcccagcattccccagctagcattgaGAATAACGATAAACCTCTGTCTCGAAGCATCTGAAGATAGAAGGGGGTTTGGTAAAATACCAGCTTCACTTTTCAAACTGTTGGATCCCACTCATTTCATAGAGAAATTCGCTCCACCGTTGAATAAAAACTaccttttctccatttttaatCACATGTCACCTTTTATTAATGATATTGAGAAGTGACTATTGAAATGTCAAGTTGTAGATAAATACATTTTGAGGGTGGGCAGGAAGGATTCAGCACGGAGTATTGGGGTACAATGACAGCAGAGCAAAGAGAAGGAGCCAATGTttcaacacacacagacacaccagcAGGAAAATTGGGGGCGCACCTGGAACCCCACTTTCCTAGACCTACCCCTTCATGCCATGGGGTGGGTGGAGCAATACGGACAGAAGAATCCGGAATTGTGATGTGAAAGGAATAGACCCATTTTGTAGGGATCTGctatgcagccttcctcaacctggggtgctccagatgtgttggactacaactcccagaatgccccagccagctgctggctggggcattctgggagatgcagttcaacacatctggagcaccccaggttgaggaaggctgtgctatggGGACCTTACTGCAGAGAGACGGGGCTGGATGGAGACAGGTCTGTAGATGCAGATTTAAAGCTGGGACATGTCATTTTAGGGAAAGTGCTGAGAGCATTCATAATAGTTGTGGAGTCAATTcctctcccccttcttccccctgcAAATTTGGGAAGAATGAAGTGTTAATACCATCAAATGAGATTCAGAGTCTTGATATGGAATATGACAAAGTACTAAAAATAATTGGCGGGGAaattctgggaccacaggaagttattaattgttattttttatttacatacCACTTACCATATCTAAAATacatctctaagtggtttagATCTGTAGTTAGATTTATAGGATTCTGAGGAGTTttagagagagatgggggagctGAGATTCTGGGGGATATAAAGCTAAATCTTTAGGGCTCAGGGATTTGTGGAGGCTGTAGGCCAATAAGGTCCCCTAGGCAACCAAGTGGCAACTCCAGGCTGGGTCAATGGGTCGCCTAGACAGCCGCACGGTAATTGGGGTGTATTTGGGGGCGGACATCCCAAACAATGGTAAGAAGTTGACGAAGGACCCGATCCTTGCCCCGGGCTTGTCCTCCATGCATCGCCTGCAGTTTCTTGCGTGTCTGGGCTTCCACCTCAGCAGACAGGTTCCCTTGCGAGCCCAGCGCCTGGGGAAGGAAAGTGCGAGGTTATTTCGAAATTATGATAGCCAAGGACTTCGAACACACACAAAGCACCAGGTGGAAGGCACTTGGCGCCACACTTTGCGGCGCACATAGGAGATAtcatactactgtacctgcaagatctccaaccagccaaccagcagcaaattgtaaaatacattttaattactttttaatatgtgcctggggagctctgggggatacggggatgcccacataactgtggtcatgggtagggggaggtatggtgctaggggaggaacaggccagatgaggagaagaggggatagattccttacagctattccctcttctggttcctaccccaaccggatagttcctggtggccatatcagcttgctctcgggtctggtggtgctgctgctgaacaccaggtcagtccagaataaaatctccctcatccatgatttgattgtggatgagggggctgacctggtatgcatcactgagtcctgggtgggtgaactgggtggggttgctctcacccagctctgccctcctgggtactcggtgcagcaccagcacagactcgagggccggggagggggggttgccgtggtctataggaatacaatctccctctctaggcttcctgttcagtcgagtgctggtctggagtgtttgtactgtgtgttgggtactcgagacagattagggattctgctggtgtaccgtccaccccgctgcccaacagtctccctgcctgagctgacggaggttgtctcggacctggtgttgaggacccccaggatggtggttctgggggatctcaacttccatgccgaggctgctgtatccggagcggctcaggacttcatggctgccatgacaaccatggggctgtctcaacatgtcatcggcccaacacatgcaaagggacacacacttgatctggttttctcgactggacaggaggatggtgatctggaagtgggggaactaacatctacccccttgtcatggtcggatcacttcctactgaggtttagactctcagcggcctttcccctctgcaagggtggggggcctattaaaatggtccgcccccggaggctaatggactccgatggattccagagggctctgggggattttcctgctgatatggccggtgctcctgtcgaagcccaggtcgctctgtggaatgcagagatgactcgggcggttgacacgatcgcgcccaagcgtcctctccctctgagcagagcccagtcagctccttggtatacatctgagctgagggcgatgaagcaagaggggagacggctagaacgcaggtggaggaaaactcgtgctgggtctgatcgaacacgggctagagctcactatcgagcctactctgtggcggtgagggtggcaaagaggcagttcttttccaccagcattgcgtcttctcggtgtcgtccggcggagcttttccaagtggttcgtggcctgttacactctgggccagggcgtgagatagttgaaccctcggtagcacgctgtgacgagtttgcacggcactttgaagataaagtcgctcagattcgtcatgaattggacaccacacttaatgcagcaccactagtagaggcgttcagagcgccgtccggctcagttttattggatgagtttcagttattgaggcccgaggatgtggacaaggtgcttggccaagtccggtcgaccacctgtgtgcttgacccttgcccctcgtggctcattacatcaaataaggaggggatcgccggctgggtccaggaggttgtaaatgcctccttgagagagggagtggtgccggcctctttaaaagaggcggtaattagaccactcctgaagaagcctaatctggacccggaagatgtaaacaactacaggccggtggctaatatccctttcctgggcaaggtgcttgagcgggtggttgcaggacaactccaggcactcttgaatgaaacggattatctagatccatttcaatcgggtttcaggcctggttttggagcggaaactgccttggtcgccctgtgggatgacctctgtcgggagagagacagggggagtgcgaccctgttggttctcctggacctctcagcggccttcgataccatcgaccatggtatccttctggataggttgtctgaactgggagttggaggtactgcgttgcagtggttccgctcctacttggatggccgattccagaaggtggtgctgggggattattgctctgtgccgtggctcctaagccatggggttccgcagggctctattttatcccctatgctgtttaacatatacatgaagccgctgggggaggttatccggagatgtggactgaggtgtcatcaatatgcggatgacacccagctctacctttccttttcatcaaacccaggtgaggcagtgactgttctgaaccagtgcctgggcatggtaatggactggatgagggctaacaaactgagactcaatccagacaagacggaggtactgttagcgggtggttcatttgtccggcgaggtgatgtttgccctgtcctggacggggttgcactctccctaaaggatcgggtccgtagtttgggggtgctcttcgatccagaactgtcacttgaggcacaggtgaactcagtggcaaagagcaccttttatcagcttaggctgatataccaactgcgcccttatctggacagtgatagcctagctactgttatccatgctctgataacctctcgtttggattactgcaatgcgttatacgtggagctgcctttgaaaacggtccggaagcttcagctggtacaaaacagggcagcccgtttactaacagggactggctggcgagatcacattacgccagtccttttacaacttcattggctgccagtccaggtccgggcccgattcaaagtgctggtattgacatttaaagccctaaacggtttggggccaggttatttgaaggaacgcctcctcccatatgtacctacccggaccttaagatcatctacaggggcccttctccgtgagcccctgccaaaggaagtgaggcaggtggctactaggaggagggctttctccgctgtggcaccccggttgtggaatgagctccccagagaggtccgcctggcgcctacactgtactcctttcgtcgccagctgaagacctttttattcactcagtattttaacacttaattttaacttaaatttaaattatactgttttaactctgtattttaaccttatatcaattttgctgcgtggttttatcctggttgtgctttttatattgtattttgtatttgtatttttaacttgttggttgttttatgatgattttaattttcgtgaaccgcccagagagcttcggctattgggcggtataaaaatgtaataaataaataaataaataaaataaaggaagccTATCTTGAAATTATGGCAGGTGTCCAAAATTACTGTGTGCTTTCTCAAAATTTCGTTTCCAGAGTAAAGGAAAGTCCACATATTAAAAGTCTGCATCATTCACAAATTAACATTTTAGCACTGGGGCATAGGATGCTTTTAGTTGTGATGGCTGTTACGGAATCACCATGGTCATAGCGACACACCGTTAAATAGAGGTCACTGGGGAGGACAGGCGGTGGGGGAGTGCAATGGCAGAAAAGGACTATTGCCTTCTCACCCTCCTTgtaagcttcccagaggcatctggttggccattgtgaagaggaggatgctggactacataggcctttggcctgatctggagtagggtgaccatatcaaaaggaggacagggctccggtatcttttgcagttgtatagaaaagggaatttcagcaggtgtcatttgtatgcctgcagcacccggtgaaattccctcttcatcacaacagttaaagctgcaggagccctgccctcttttgtatctgggctcctgcatctttaactgttgtgatgaagagggaatttcaccaggtgctgcatgcatacaaatgacacctgctgaaattgccttttctatacaactgttaaaggtacaggagccctgtcctccttttcacatggtcaccctaatgtagtaGGGCTCTGGGATTACCCTAAATCAGAGATGGGGAACTCTTTTTCTATCAAGGGCCCACTCTGGGGTTTGGATAACTACTGTCCAGTTGCAAATATTCCCTTTTGGCCAAGGTTCTTGAGAATCTTAAATCCATAGCTTATGTCTTGGGCAGGCCCCAAGCCTTCACTTTGTCAAAAAGAGCCCCAGCCTGACAGCCAAATTTCCAAAACTCACCATGCTGGCCCATGGTGTAGTGTTACATTTTGAagggcaggcactcatcatggcaCTCGTCATGGCTACATCCCCAAGCCCAAAAAAAGCccaggcagttgtgttgatccatatcaacaaaccagttctagcagttttcatcactACCAGGAGCTGGTCTTTTGTGAAGCTTAAATGCCCAGTCAAGACCAAGCTGCCTCAATATAGTTtgaattacaacagggaacaatatgttCTTGCTGGGAAAATTTATCTCCACCCACCACAtctactggctgggttcacacaacatactaacatACTAATCTACTCagtggttgaaccatgggttgttgcggaactgtgggttattgtgttgtctgaacgcagggTGGGTTATGTCTGAATGCAACAccttttccacagggtggcttgttaaccatgcagtgtggcttagccaccctaaacaacccaacagcaaagcatgggttctcaagatggattgttcgagaaaaataagccacactgcatggttaacaagccactccgtgttcagacaacatgaaaaCCCACTGTACAACAACAACCcgcattcaaccactgagtgtgggctagtgtgttgtgtgaacccagtcactgtaacgattgcaactaagctcagaggggACAGAGAAGTCTGAGGGAGCGGagatggcagatgacatcagtgggacTGCTTATAAACAAGTGCTGGCTCTGCATCCCTGTGATCCCTGGCTCCCCTACACTACTgatgctagctgggaattatgggatttgcggtccaacacatttgcagggcaccaggttgggaaagactgtacTAACCAAAAAGAAAGTAATGAAGGCTTGCCATATATACCATCACCCTCTCCACAGGCCTCTGGGCCACCCATTTTTCTACTCCACTCCAaaattcccatcatgcctcttTAAACATCTCCCAAGAAATCCGTCATATCCCCCCTTGCCAATGCTGCCAATCTTTTCCGATTCCTCCTCCTGAGACCCATCCTCCAttttctatacacacacacacacacacacacacacacacacacacacacacacacacacaccagggaacCATAACACACCCCTTGAGGACacgactccccacccccaatctcaccgcctgctgcttctgctggAACTCTCTCTCACGCTCCAAGCGGTATTGCTCAATTTCAGCCTGGGCTTCTTCCTTGGCCTGCTTCAGCCGCCTTGCCTTGCCTGCgaagggggttggggagagacACATAGAAGGACAAGATGGAGAGAGAGCCCCTTTCCAGACcctttttagagagagagaggaaaatgccCGAGCCCTCACATGTGTGCCAGATCACATCAACGCTGACAAATAGTACACTgtcaaaagaagaggaggaggaccttaatgAACAtttagcccctgggcctgagTCATGGAAAGCCCTGGCCCTGTCAAGACCTTTTCAATGTATCCCCACTTCCCAGGGAATCCTAGTTCTAAGCCATTCCCCTCTCCAATAACCCATTCCACCGGAGCACTGAGACATCATTTCCCCAGCTCCCACCCCTCCCAACTCTCTTGTGCCAGGACCTTCCCTGGGAAACAGAGCCCTGCCTCACGTTTTCGAGCCTCTGCCACCTTCTCGGCAGCCCTCTTCTCCGCCTGCAGCAGCTGCTGAATTCCCTGGGTTTGGCTGGCCATGGTTCCCTAGCAATGATGCTCAAGCCTGCTGATCCTCCTGCATCCACTCAACCGGGTACCATATCCTAGCAAGGCAGCCCAAGGTCCTAGTGCCCCCTAGATTTCCTTCTGTTCTGCCAGTGCTTCTTAGTGCTTATTTGCTATTGGTGGGCAGATGCAATGGAGTACAGGGCTTCTTTACTGtgcctttaatagttgcataggaaTCTatttagatggatggatggatggatggatggatggatggatgggagacatgatagcactcttcaaatacttaaaaggttgtcacacagaggagggccaggatctcttctcgatcctccaagagtgcaggacacggaataacaggctcaagttaaaggaagccagattccagctggacatcaggaaaaacttcctgactgttagagcagtacggcaatggaatcagtgacctagggaggttgtgggctctcccacactagaggccttcaagaggcagctggacaaccatctgtcagggatgctttagtgtgggtttctgcattgagcagggggttggactcgatggccttataggccccttccaactctactattctatgattctaggatggatagatggatggatggatggatggatggatggcacagcttgttgtgtcagaGGGCAGAGTCGCAAGGACGAGAAAAGCTGGTCCTTGTCATAATGTGACTGACCTCTTAAGGTCTAGGAGCACCATTAGTTCATCAAAACTTTagtaatgtattcatttttatcccatctctttcctccaaggagcgcaGGGTAACATACATAATTCTCCGCCACCccttttatcctcgcaacaaccctgttgtGTAGGCTGGAAAGGCAGTGACTACCCCAAAGTCATCCATTGAGCTTAGGCTGGACAGAGatcgcctagctacagttatccatgctctgataacctctcgtcaaGATGACTGCAATGTGttacatgtggggctgcctttgaaaatggtccggaaacttcagcttgtCCAAAACTGGGCAGCAAGATcgctaacggggactggccaacAGGTCCAcagccagtacttttccagctgccctGGGTGGCAGTCCTTGtccggacccaattcaaagtgctggtattaccattcaaagtcctaaacagcttggggccagattatctgaaggattgtTTATGTACCTGTGTGGATCCTAAGATCAccttcaggggtctttctccgtgaactcctgccaaaggaagtgagccggatggctaccaggaggagggccttttctgttgtggcacccagctgtggaatgagctccctaaagagatacgcctggcacctacgttgtcctctttccagcaccaggtgaagacctttttatttccccaatattttagcaatttactattcTAGTTTTTTAACCCTGcattttaaacctctgcattgctgctcagttttattctggctttacttttgtattgtggttttaagctttcatattatatttgatGCTGTCCttatgattttaacttttgtgaactgcccagagagcttcagctattgggcggcacagaaatgaaatgaaataaataaataaatagatggctgAGTGGGTATTTGACCCCAGGTCTCACCAGTCCGAATCCAACACTCTGATCACGACATGACATAGCTCTCTTCCAATTGACCTCTCCAAAGTCTCCATTAACTATCTTGTGGACTTTTCTTTCGCTTTTTAATCCTATTCAGAACCTCTGACCAATCCTGTTCTTTACAGACCTCTACAACCAATCTTGTTGGTTGAGCCCTTGACCAATTCTAATTGTACTTTACCATCCACTGGATAggctaagccaccgtggttaagcattttgagctaaacatgattaTGGCGTagcgtgccgtgtgaaccatgactcagcatgtcacgtgaaccattgctaactgtggtggctacttaaccatgacttagtgtgttgtctgaacaggcccaaaggcagcttcctacactAATCATTTTCAAACTGCCAGTTTTGAAGCCTCCCTTCCATAGCAACCATAACCAAGGCAGCCACTATTATCTTATGCCCAATTCACGTAGGAAAGCCAGGCTTACTCAATTACATTATAGCCTCATTCAGAGGTCAcacattacaaaataaaaacactacAAAATGAACAAACAGGTAAAGCTACTGTGTTTCTTTacacaacattgttatattttcggcgccaggtcaagacttttctcccaggcagttaacaacatgtgctgagtttgtctgttcttaactgaccccagaatacttgttttaaaaggatattgttgtttttatgcttttgatagtttgaaattttgtatatttgtttataatgttcactgttcttaacttttgtaaaccgcccagagagcttcagctatgggacagtatataaatgtaataataataataataataataataataataataataataataataataatataatccattcccccccctccaccactcTTGGCCAAAGCACtacactaaaagaaaaaaaaagttgcataagACATTTTGAAAATAAGACCGAGAGAGCCAACAGttggtgtacagcaccatgtacagcactctgtacagcaccatgtacattgatggtgctatataaataaataaataataataataataataataataataataataataatagtgaaacAAGACTTAATTTATTCCTCTgccttttagttgattaatcaattaaaatgaaAGTTGCCTAGTAACAGAACCACAAGATAGATTACTTTTTGAGATGCTGGTCTAAGTTTCTATTTAATAAAACCTTGTTAAAAGAAAAGACCATCTTTAATATTTTACTTTTCTTTCCCTGTATAACATACCAGaacaaaaatcccccccccacacacacacagacaaataAGCAATACTTTGCTTCATTACGGCTCTACCAGTTAAAACTGGCTCTGTTCAATTAACTAAAGGACCCATCCCAACccggtgttctccagatgtgttggccacatctcccattatccccagccagcatagtcatgcttagctggggatggtggggggtAAGGGGCTTGAAGTCAAATACttatggagggaaccaggttaggGAATGCTTAACTAAAGCTTTATTGGATTTGGCTGAGAAAGTGCGAAACACTGTGTGCTCCTTCTGGAACTATAGGCTGCTTTTATTCTAGGAattatgccttttaaaaaaaaattattgtaaaTTTCAACAGAAGAAGGCAAACAAactattaaaaaatgaaaaaggcaaTATAATTGAATATAGCAATTTCAGTTAATATATGTGAAATATATAACATATATGtgtgtggccccgttcagacaacacactaaatcatgctgctttaTCACAAAATAATTAACGGAATGCATCATTTTGTGATAAAGCTGTtggttcagtgtgttgtctgaacggggcctctgtgtgtgtgtgtgtgtgtgtgtgtgtgtgtgtgtgtaacataaaTCTTTCTAAAAAAtaagacagtgggcctgttcagaaaacacgctaagtcatggttaggctgctaacccttttgcagcaaatagtaagccatggttatgtagccaccgtggttaggaatggttcacacaacacactaagtcatagttcacatgacatgctaagccataatgtttagctcaaaatgcttaactacagacttgaccttgggggagctaggggtggcgacagccgacagaaagctctggcgtgggctggtccatgaactcacgaagagtcggaagcgactgaacgaataaacaacaaaacagtggcttagtgtgtcttctgaacagggtcaatgtaaaTAAACTTCAACAAAGCGGACCAAATTTCCATACATATATTCAATTGCGAGTGGCACCTATATACTACCCTTTCAAATGTTGGAAGTGTTATTAAGTCGTCAACCAACTGCATTATAGAAAGTCAggatttatccttccagtgttgta
This window of the Elgaria multicarinata webbii isolate HBS135686 ecotype San Diego chromosome 3, rElgMul1.1.pri, whole genome shotgun sequence genome carries:
- the ATP6V1G2 gene encoding V-type proton ATPase subunit G 2 yields the protein MASQTQGIQQLLQAEKRAAEKVAEARKRKARRLKQAKEEAQAEIEQYRLEREREFQQKQQAALGSQGNLSAEVEAQTRKKLQAMHGGQARGKDRVLRQLLTIVWDVRPQIHPNYRAAV